From Tripterygium wilfordii isolate XIE 37 chromosome 13, ASM1340144v1, whole genome shotgun sequence, the proteins below share one genomic window:
- the LOC120013396 gene encoding LOW QUALITY PROTEIN: protein NETWORKED 2D-like (The sequence of the model RefSeq protein was modified relative to this genomic sequence to represent the inferred CDS: deleted 2 bases in 1 codon), translating into MLQRAASNAYSWWWASHIRTKQSKWMEQNLQDMEEKVHNALKLIEEDGDSFARRAEMYYKKRPELIHFVEESYRAYRALAERYDHISTELQNANNTIASVFPEQVQFAMEEEDEESSTPRFKKQSEVSKANIPKVPQNPIKDLKSAIASATEKMQPKKPTKTATTHAVHKSGLSKPEALEEIDKLQKQILALQTVKEFTKSTYESGLARYWETENQIVEMQERICSLQDEFGAGMVIEDEEARTLMAEAALKSCQEMLGQLQEKQARSTEEAQVESGKIKNVHEKFKSLKLEFQHSQSAEERQSAENKAKQAVEEVRSVNYQERTDAEEKDLELLREKIKAHFEVGSNASLTITELAEKIDEVVNKVISLETALSSQTALIQTLRTETNDLQSHIQTLEADKATLVHGRNDMSSKLKEMEGKLHKLQALNMNVEDQKNNLQTHFTEAECNLNRLSEKLHSVKPDEEIETPVPSQRVDDTPSVKSKEQGSTVIPGDDFKIQADTKPCKVLKTSQPSEKEEETPTEIRLTKESAEEELKLNHHDGSDNAMDVIKMVKEENAKEHDIGNSDRTSEENVNQSRTKNEPENLSEAFEDQNPSEVGDKQVLPQKMDNLLTVEAQEEVMKQEDEPNWKELYMNGMENREKALLTEYTTVLRNYKDVKKKLSEVEKKPEADKKPGNTLFDMTLQLKEMKSANAKKDGQIQLLRQKLTLLQAGMGDDSLSDDRSEKTTVTENPATQPTERDLTEDIDILVEQPETSEIEDRFRLNIDELLEQNLDFWLRFSTSFHEIQKFDTEVKDLQGEISKLQEKRKKREGSSTTKYSLTSDVRPLYKHLRQIQTELTLWLEKSVLLKDELKSRFSSLCEIQEEITKALKASAEDDDFKFTSYQAAKFQGEVLNMKQENNKVADELQAGLDHVTNLQLEVETTMANLREEFGVSGSKNGQNIQLEHSDSKSRVPLRSFIFGVRAKKQKHSIFSCMHPGLHRKYNGFRSGLH; encoded by the exons ATGTTGCAGCGAGCAGCAAGCAATGCATATTCATGGTGGTGGGCAAGCCACATCAGGACCAAACAGTCAAAATGGATGGAGCAAAACCTTCAAG ATATGGAGGAAAAGGTGCACAATGCGCTTAAGCTCATAGAAGAAGATGGAGACTCATTTGCCAGGAGAGCAGAAATGTACTATAAAAAGAGGCCAGAGCTGATACATTTTGTGGAGGAATCATATCGAGCCTATCGAGCTTTGGCCGAACGGTACGATCATATTTCAACAGAGCTGCAAAATGCCAACAATACCATTGCTTCTGTTTTTCCAGAACAAGTGCAGTTTGCAAtggaagaagaggatgaggaaTCATCAACACCTAGATTC AAGAAGCAATCAGAGGTCTCAAAAGCCAATATTCCAAAGGTTCCACAGAATCCTATCAAAGATTTGAAGAGCGCCATTGCATCGGCTACAGAGAAAATGCAACCTAAGAAACCGACAAAAACAGCGACCACTCATGCAGTTCACAAGTCCGGTTTGAGCAAGCCTGAGGCGCTTGAGGAGATTGACAAGCTTCAGAAACAAATTCTGGCACTTCAAACAGTGAAAGAGTTTACAAAGAGCACTTACGAGAGTGGGCTTGCAAGGTACTGGGAAACTGAGAACCAAATTGTAGAAATGCAAGAAAGAATTTGCAGTTTGCAGGATGAGTTTGGTGCAGGCATGGTCATTGAAGATGAAGAAGCCCGGACTTTGATGGCAGAAGCAGCTCTGAAATCATGCCAAGAAATGTTGGGTCAGTTGCAAGAGAAACAAGCGAGATCAACAGAGGAAGCACAAGTGGAGAGTGGAAAGATTAAGAATGTCCATGAGAAGTTCAAGTCTCTAAAGCTTGAGTTTCAGCACAGTCAGAGTGCGGAGGAAAGACAATCTGCAGAAAATAAAGCTAAGCAAGCAGTGGAAGAGGTGAGAAGTGTAAATTACCAAGAGCGGACTGATGCAGAAGAGAAGGACTTGGAACTGTTAAGAGAGAAAATTAAGGCACACTTTGAGGTCGGTTCAAATGCATCTCTCACCATAACAGAACTTGCAGAGAAGATTGATGAGGTTGTGAACAAGGTGATCAGCCTAGAAACTGCACTCTCATCACAGACGGCTCTCATACAGACATTAAGAACAGAGACAAATGACCTTCAATCACATATTCAGACCTTGGAAGCTGATAAGGCAACATTGGTCCATGGCAGAAACGATATGAGCAGTAAGCTGAAAGAGATGGAAGGAAAGTTGCACAAGCTTCAGGCTCTGAACATGAATGTCGAAGATCAGAAAAACAACCTACAAACTCATTTTACTGAAGCGGAATGCAATCTCAACCGCCTTTCTGAGAAACTGCATAGTGTGAAGCCAGATGAGGAGATTGAGACTCCGGTTCCATCTCAAAGAGTAGATGACACTCCATCAGTCAAATCAAAAGAACAAGGAAGCACAGTGATTCCTGGTGATGATTTCAAAATACAGGCAGATACGAAGCCATGTAAGGTGCTCAAGACTTCACAGCCatcagaaaaagaagaggaaacccCCACCGAAATCAGATTGACAAAAGAGTCCGCAGAAGAAGAATTGAAACTGAACCACCACGATGGCTCTGACAATGCTATGGATGTTATCAAAATGGTAAAGGAAGAAAATGCAAAAGAACACGATATTGGCAACTCTGACAGAACCTCGGAAGAAAATGTAAATCAATCCAGGACAAAGAATGAACCTGAAAATCTTTCAGAGGCATTTGAAGACCAAAACCCGTCAGAAGTTGGTGATAAACAAGTTTTACCGCAGAAAATGGATAATCTTCTCACAGTTGAAGCACAGGAAGAGGTGATGAAGCAGGAGGATGAGCCGAACTGGAAGGAGTTGTATATGAATGGTATGGAGAATAGAGAAAAAGCTCTGTTGACAGAGTATACCACAGTTCTTCGCAATTATAAGGATGTCAAGAAGAAGCTGAGCGAGGTAGAGAAGAAACCTGAAGCGGATAAGAAACCAGGGAATACGCTATTTGATATGACATTGCAGCTAAAAGAAATGAAGAGCGCCAATGCCAAGAAGGATGGACAGATACAATTACTACGTCAGAAGCTGACCCTTCTACAAGCTGGCATGGGAGATGACAGCTTGTCTGATGATCGATCTGAGAAAACAACTGTAACTGAAAACCCGGCTACTCAGCCAACGGAGAGAGACTTGACAGAAGACATTGACATTCTAGTAGAGCAACCTGAGACTTCAGAAATTGAAGACAGGTTCCGGTTAAACATTGATGAACTCCTTGAGCAAAACTTGGATTTCTGGCTAAGGTTCAGCACTTCTTTCCATGAGATACAAAAATTCGATACTGAGGTGAAAGACTTACAGGGTGAGATATCAAAGCTTCAGGAGAAAcgaaagaagagagaaggaagCAGTACCACAAAATATTCTCTCACATCAGATGTTCGGCCATTATACAAGCACTTGAGACAAATACAGACTGAACTAACACTCTGGCTGGAGAAAAGTGTGCTCCTGAAAGATGAACTCAAGAGCAGATTCTCATCTTTGTGTGAAATTCAGGAAGAAATAACAAAGGCTTTGAAGGCAAGTGCTGAAGATGATGACTTCAAGTTCACAAGTTATCAAGCTGCAAAGTTCCAAGGTGAAGTTTTGAACATGAAGCAAGAGAACAACAAAGTTGCAGACGAATTGCAGGCAGGTTTGGATCATGTCACGAATCTCCAACTTGAAGTTGAAACGACTATGGCAAATTTGCGCGAGGAATTTGGGGTTTCTGGATCAAAGAATGGCCAAAATATCCAGCTGGAACATTCAGACAGTAAATCTAGAGTTCCTTTGCGATCATTTATTTTCGGTGTGAGAGCAAAAAAGCAGAAGCATTCGATCTTCTCCTGCATGCATCCTGGCTTGCATAGGAAATACAATGGTTTCAGATCAGGACTTCATTAG
- the LOC120013397 gene encoding nicotinamidase 1: MVSQTIELLKSELPVEQESLTLNGDVNTGLVLVDVVNGFCTVGAGNLAPQQPNKQISEMVDESVRLARAFCEKKWPVFGFIDCHHPDVPEHPYPPHCIAGTDEARLVPALQWLENEPNVKLRFKDCINGYLGSVEKDGSNVFVDWIKDNQIKVILVVGICTDVCVLDFVSSTLSARNRGFLPSLEDVFVYSGGCATYDLPVDVARAIKGAIAHPQDLLHHVGLYMARGRGAKIISEVSFGALVEP, translated from the exons atggTGTCGCAGACGATTGAATTGTTGAAGAGCGAGCTCCCAGTAGAGCAAGAATCACTGACTCTCAATGGAGATGTTAATACTGGTCTTGTCCTCGTCGACGTTGTCAATGGCTTCTGTACCGTCGGTGCTGGAAATTTG GCTCCGCAGCAACCCAATAAGCAGATCTCTGAAATGGTTGACGAGTCGGTAAGACTTGCCAGAGCTTTCTGTGAGAAGAAATGgcctgtttttggttttattgACTGCCATCATCCAGATGTTCCTGAACATCCTTATCCTCCTCACTGTATTGCTGGTACAGATGAAGCGAGACTAGTGCCAG CATTACAGTGGTTGGAAAATGAACCTAATGTGAAGCTGAGGTTCAAGGATTGCATTAATGGATATCTGGGTTCAGTTGAGAAAGATGGCTCCAATGTGTTTGTAGATTGGATTAAGGATAATCAAATCAAAGTT ATACTGGTGGTGGGGATATGCACGGATGTATGTGTGCTGGATTTTGTCTCTTCAACTTTATCTGCCAGAAACCGTGGTTTTCTTCCCTCTTTGGAGGATGTATTTGTATATTCTGGTGGTTGTGCAACCTATGATCTCCCAGTTGACGTTGCCAGAGCAATCAAAGGTGCTATAGCTCATCCACAG GATCTATTGCATCACGTAGGCCTTTATATGGCCAGGGGGAGAGGAGCGAAGATAATATCTGAGGTGTCATTTGGTGCACTGGTGGAGCCATGA
- the LOC120013357 gene encoding AP2-like ethylene-responsive transcription factor AIL6, which yields MARATNTNWLSFSLSPMEMLRSSPETQFVSYENSSSSTVSPHYLMIDNFYANGWQNPKLQAYYSGEEETLAASMAQHNQAVPKLEDFFGDSSSTQDSSLTHIYEQGSAYFNDQQDLKAITGFQALSTNSGSEVDDSSIPRTQFACTEFTGHSIDSTRNELGFSNCASGALSLAVNNDEKALVSVDSDSTKKIADTFGQRTSIYRGVTRHRWTGRYEAHLWDNSCRREGQARKGRQVYLGGYDKEDKAARAYDLAALKYWGPTASTNFSVSIYTKELEEMKHATKQEFIASLRRKSSGFSRGASIYRGVTRHHQQGRWQARIGRVAGNKDLYLGTFATEEEAAEAYDIAAIKFRGLNAVTNFVMSRYDVEAIMKSALPVGGAAKRLKISLDAEQKQSPSHDQHQPQCSYSNINFGTTTLPVSAIPCGIPYDHTAATTLYHHNLLHHLQTTSNFGNADLDLAVSTSSTAAGPLAVFPQSGEVFIWPNQSY from the exons ATGGCTCGGGCAACTAATACCAACTGGCTCTCGTTTTCACTTTCTCCAATGGAAATGTTGAGGTCATCACCTGAAACCCAGTTTGTGTCTTACGAgaactcctcctcctccactgtCTCTCCTCACTACTTGATGATCGATAACTTCTATGCAAATG GGTGGCAAAACCCCAAATTGCAAGCATACTATAGCGGAGAAGAAGAGACACTAGCAGCAAGTATGGCTCAACATAACCAAGCGGTACCTAAACTGGAGGATTTTTTTGGCGACTCGTCATCTACCCAGGACTCGTCCTTGACTCACATTTACGAGCAAGGGTCGGCCTACTTCAACGACCAGCAAGATCTGAAAGCAATAACTGGATTTCAAGCGCTTTCTACTAACTCGGGCTCGGAAGTCGATGACTCTTCCATCCCTCGAACTCAGTTCGCTTGCACAGAGTTTACCGGTCACTCGATTGACTCAACTCGGAACGAGTTGGGGTTCTCTAATTGTGCATCTGGTGCTTTGTCACTTGCTGTTAACAACGACGAGAAGGCTCTCGTCTCTGTTGATTCTGATTCCACCAAGAAGATCGCTGACACCTTCGGTCAGCGAACTTCGATTTACAGAGGAGTCACCCG GCACAGGTGGACTGGTAGATATGAAGCGCATCTATGGGATAATAGCTGTAGGAGGGAGGGTCAGGCTAGAAAAGGGCGTcaag TGTACTTGG GTGGATATGACAAGGAAGATAAGGCAGCTAGGGCTTATGATTTGGCAGCTCTAAAATACTGGGGTCCCACTGCAAGCACCAACTTCTCT GTTTCAATTTACACCAAAGAATTGGAGGAGATGAAACATGCGACAAAGCAAGAATTTATTGCTTCGCTGAGACG GAAGAGTAGTGGATTTTCGAGGGGAGCTTCTATTTACCGGGGGGTGACAAG GCATCATCAACAAGGTCGTTGGCAAGCACGGATCGGTCGTGTTGCTGGAAACAAAGATCTATACCTTGGGACATTTG CCACTGAAGAGGAAGCTGCAGAGGCGTATGATATAGCAGCCATAAAATTTAGAGGTCTGAATGCTGTGACAAATTTCGTGATGAGTCGATATGATGTCGAAGCTATTATGAAGAGTGCGCTTCCTGTTGGGGGGGCGGCTAAGCGCCTGAAGATCTCACTTGACGCGGAGCAGAAGCAATCACCCAGCCATGACCAGCACCAACCCCAGTGCAGCTACAGCAACATCAATTTTGGCACAACGACTCTACCAGTTTCAGCTATCCCTTGTGGCATTCCTTATGATCATACTGCTGCCACCACTCTTTATCACCACAACCTTTTGCATCACCTTCAGACTACTAGCAACTTTGGTAATGCGGACTTGGACTTGGCTGTCTCCACCTCATCCACAGCTGCCGGTCCATTGGCGGTTTTTCCTCAGTCGGGCGAGGTTTTCATTTGGCCTAACCAGTCTTATTGA